The genomic interval CAAGATAGTTGAACTCTATCAGCACGCTGTCAAACTGAATCCGGGCAATGAGGAGCTGCTAGCACATCTATTCGTATCGCATGTGCGCGTCGAGGATTACAAGGCGCAGCAAGCGGTTGCCCTGCAACTGTACAAGGCCCAGCCAAAGAATGCCTATTACTTTTGGTCTGTTATTAGTGTGGTATTTCAAGGCATACGTGGCCCTGAAAGCTGCATTCCCGAGAAGCGTAAGCTTTATCTCGCGCTGGCCCAACGCATGGTTGACAAGCATATAAAGGAGGGCAAACTGGAGACGGAGCAGGAGGCTTTCCTGTATTTGCACATACTAAAGCTACAGAACAAGTACCAGGAGGCCTGGGATTTCCTAACCGGTGAGCTGTGCGCCAAATTATATCCTGGCGCGCCCGTTAGCATGAAGTTCGAGCTGCTTAAGGAGCTGGGCAACTGGCTGGAACTGAACAAGCTACTGCAACAACTTCTCGAAGCCGAGTAAGTGCCTAAGACTTAATGCgtaacaataattaaaaaatgtttctcTTACGCAGTCGCGATCGCTGGGACTACTACAAGGAGTATCTGGAAAGCTGCTTTGAGTTGTTGAAGCAGCAGCCCGCAGAACAGGATCAGCCGATTTTTACGCTCAACACTTGCCTTGATTTTCTATTGCACATCATTGAGTCGTCGACGCGTAAGACTCGTGGTCCATATTTGGCTCGTCTGGAGCTGCATCAGCGCATGCGTGCGAAACAGCTGCCGGCACAGGAGCTTATCGGTGACTTTGACGAACTGATCATTGAGTATTTTAACCTGTTTGGCGATAAATCCTGCTGCACCCACGACATAGCACTGTTTCTACCCTCCATAAGCATGGAGCAACGTCAATCTCTGGCCAACAAACTACTACAAGAAAGCGGTATTAGCTCTAACAGCTTGCCGCAAAATGTTAGTAATGTTGTAAAtgatttatacatttatttaattagctTTCTGTTTGTAGAAGGAGCACATGCAGAAGCATATTTGTGCTTTGCAAATTTCTCGCATGTGTGGCGCTCATATTGAGCTGGCCATAGAACATCTGCTAGCCCTTTATACGGCGCTCAAGTTACACTATGAGCATGGGCATAGTTCGTTTGGCAAACAGCTGCTGTCTACGGAAATGGGACCCTCGGATCCGTATGCACTGCTGGCGGCTAATGTTATGTACGATATTTCCATGCGGGAACACAAATCGGATCAGCTATTCGAGGCGTTATGCCTGCTGCAATATGTGTTGCGCAATAGCACCAGCAATTTCCATATTAAGCTGCTCAGTTTGAAAATCTATCACATGTTCGGATGTATGGTCGGTGCACAGGAGATGTACGACTATTTGGACATTAAACAAATCCAGTTAGACTCTATGGGATATGTGCACTGCAACCTTTTGCCGCTGTCCGGCCGTTTTTCCGGCGTGCGTAATTGCTACGATACCACATTGAAGTTCTTCACCAATAGCTATAAGGAGCGTCTGGAGTATATAGCGTTGACCTATCGCTTCTGCACATTCTCAAAAATGGAGGAGTTTATGAACTTCAAGGAGCGCCTCACAAACAGTCTGCTTTATGTTGCCTGCTCAGTGGAGGCTCAGCTGTGCGATCTAGTCAGCTGCTATGGCAACATTCAGCAAAATCTATCAGCCTATGTGGCCATGAGCATAGAGCCGGCCGAGGATCGCATTTCCTGGCATGAGTTAAGCGACAATCGTGATTTGCAGGCAATAATACGCTGGGATCCACTGCATCTGGATAACACGGAAGCTGAGCGTAAGGAGTCATATGAACAAGAGATCGAGGTGTTACAATTGCGCTCACTGCTTTTACGCTTG from Drosophila virilis strain 15010-1051.87 chromosome 2, Dvir_AGI_RSII-ME, whole genome shotgun sequence carries:
- the psidin gene encoding phagocyte signaling-impaired protein; translated protein: MAHQQQGMDSALFERRLRPVYDNLEVGNNRKALQESEKLLRKHPNLLCARALKGLSLLRLGRYEESHSCLQTVAEEKPVDDSTLQVLSFCYREMEQLDKIVELYQHAVKLNPGNEELLAHLFVSHVRVEDYKAQQAVALQLYKAQPKNAYYFWSVISVVFQGIRGPESCIPEKRKLYLALAQRMVDKHIKEGKLETEQEAFLYLHILKLQNKYQEAWDFLTGELCAKLYPGAPVSMKFELLKELGNWLELNKLLQQLLEADRDRWDYYKEYLESCFELLKQQPAEQDQPIFTLNTCLDFLLHIIESSTRKTRGPYLARLELHQRMRAKQLPAQELIGDFDELIIEYFNLFGDKSCCTHDIALFLPSISMEQRQSLANKLLQESGISSNSLPQNKEHMQKHICALQISRMCGAHIELAIEHLLALYTALKLHYEHGHSSFGKQLLSTEMGPSDPYALLAANVMYDISMREHKSDQLFEALCLLQYVLRNSTSNFHIKLLSLKIYHMFGCMVGAQEMYDYLDIKQIQLDSMGYVHCNLLPLSGRFSGVRNCYDTTLKFFTNSYKERLEYIALTYRFCTFSKMEEFMNFKERLTNSLLYVACSVEAQLCDLVSCYGNIQQNLSAYVAMSIEPAEDRISWHELSDNRDLQAIIRWDPLHLDNTEAERKESYEQEIEVLQLRSLLLRLFASFIDLYHPPPSEKLAMSNNKTTTLAPGEDVATLELLRTSWTGLYQRLRLMNYKPLSQRFLVNLQPTRLHLLLEIPYERFFDDLAQLVLDLYSGASQLALQCKQVSENVAAVMELCVQTITESNEWNGMDGLWKRREHQQKVAACLEILSLYAFLLSVLNDKLQCSAKTKTKKKGSADNKSQEPISEKERSQMLQELIRQLKHKLEACDAAIRIWKPPTLPRDLSSFMADMSLKPEVEATLIGDVSATFKESHELMVTELRNLLKDKLRMIGK